The Vidua chalybeata isolate OUT-0048 chromosome 17, bVidCha1 merged haplotype, whole genome shotgun sequence genome has a segment encoding these proteins:
- the NCOA6 gene encoding nuclear receptor coactivator 6 isoform X5, whose amino-acid sequence MVLDDLPNLKDTYASLYSSAMEVLEVDFDSGLEEDELKQEAGDSTIFVAFKGNISDRDFEQKLDTILENVPGLLHMDSNKLKVQKIEPWNSVRVTFNIPREAAERLRILAQSNNQQLRDLGILSVQIEGEGAINLALAQSRSQDVRINGPLGASTALRVDTGFPVQGGQGLIRMSNAAAVMMSQGGNVPSSMVASGASAELQPRTPRPSSQPDAMDPLLSGLNMQQQNHPSGSLAPQLHTMQSVPVNRQMNSANFQQLQQQQQLQNRPPQPHQQPQQGIRPSFTSPAQVPVPPGWNQLPSGALQPPPNQGALGTLTVNQGWKKAPLPGQMQQQLQARPSLATVQTPTHPPPPYPFGSQQASQAHSNFSQMSNPGQFTAPQMKSLQGGPSRVPTPLQQPHLTNKSPASSPSSFQQGSPASSPTVNQTQQQLGPRPPQSSTLPQGFQQPVSSPSRNPMVQQGNVPPNFMVMQQQNQGPQGLHPGLGGMPKRLPPGFSAGQANQNFLQGQVPSTAPGTPGNSGAPQLPTSQNVQHTGGQGSGPPQTQMQAAHGPPNMMQTNLMGLHGNMNNQQAGASGVPQVNMGNMQGQPQQGPQSQLMGMHQQIVSSQGQMVNIQTQGSLNPQNQMILSRTQLMPQGQMMVTPQNQNLGPSPQRMTPPKQMIPQQGQQMMSTHNQMMGPQGQVLLQQNSVMEQMMTTQMQGNKQPFNTQNQSNVMTGPAQLMRGPTPNMQGNMVQFTGQMMAQQGPVNGNPSQVMGIQGQVLRPTGPGPHISQQLGDTATTTNNDGNLTQMLPEVPVQQPNMVPSHMQGMQGNNNASGSHFSGHGLPFSTGFSGTPNGNQVSCGQNPVFPVNKDVTLTSPLLVNLLQSDISAGHFGVNNKQSNQNANKPKKKKPPRKKKNNQQLEQTTSSESRSAGLEESDQSSMSGDQGMSLEKSGPKLSDFASRPPGYPSQPVEQRPLQQMPPQLMPHTQQPQQQQQQAAPQQGQAPPQTPQQQQMMMMLMMQQDPKSVRLPVPQGVHAPRAPLNPDAQRMPMQQSGNMPVMVNLQGPGPVPPSPDKQRMALPGNPPLGNNARKMVYPDNVQNPSSSPLREVSSVSSLPEGGGAEGGAPTSGAQNNVTSHLVVSQNQLMMTGPKPGPSPLSAAQGASPQQQSSSLSSALTHHFPNVAAPSQTSRPKTPNRASPRPYYPQTPNNRPPSTEPSEISLSPERLNASIAGLFPPQINIPLPPRPNLNRGFDQQGLNPTTLKAIGQAPSNLTINNQSSFTASQSHKLEGVVINSGKQTNAGGTKRASPSNSRRSSPGSSRKTTPSPGRQNSKAAKLSLTTQQNPSLLQNMELQRNMMASPSSLPTPVTTSFQNNSMLSNQNPTVSVPAVTGIPEDNKESLNVPQDTESQSAQGVLGSKDQPSFELKGVPTPEMKVLVPEEQAKKDGQALDSSKLPVMEESKAMVSPVMREAPTSLSQLLDNSGAPNVTIKPPGLTGLEMAPIVPTGEELKKIAVIPPLQDSSLSKEPSNSLSLPQNNEPCPNTGHQEQGEVNASVAQSVPPVMQRPVSSSISGSLPPNQITVFVTSNPITSVANTSAPLPSHLQSALVSTVVTMPNVGSKVMVSEGQSAAQSSARPQFITPLFINSSSIIQVMKGSQSSTIPAAPMTSNSSLMPQSVAVVGPLHIPQNIKFSSGPTPPSTSSTSPVSSIPTSRSLVLNPLASPVQLPSSAPTPSTVPSQLPAQQAKDFSPEETSQGAGSGEQCPVPAAQSGPVVSSLLTSSPGSGNRRSPVSSSKGKGKVDKIGQLLLTKACKKVTGSLEKGEEQYALDGETEGQGLETSVPNSLGTEQPPAELDSKSGTPPAPSLTKQSTSGPSSSSLSPAAAAPSCASPGAPPSTPGPSALPAAAPPAGAPPAAPEPVGPSANGGNPGGGPEPSGSAAAEEKPAVPPELLQGAASSQLLTQKKISVATSEELETNAAVVAGQRNECQCNAVKKKKIQVNYCMET is encoded by the exons ATGGTTTTGGATGATCTACCTAACTTAAAAGATACATATGCCTCCTTGTACTCCTCAGCTATGGAAGTCTTAGAGGTCGATTTTGATTCAGGACTGGAGGAAGATGAACTGAAACAGGAGGCTGGGGATTCCACAATCTTTGTcgcttttaaaggaaatataaGTGACAGAGACTTTGAGCAGAAGCTGGATACCATACTGGAGAATGTGCCTGGCCTTTTACACATGG attcCAACAAGTTAAAAGTGCAGAAGATAGAGCCTTGGAACAGTGTTCGTGTCACCTTCAACATCCCCCGGGAAGCTGCCGAGCGGCTGCGAATCCTGGCTCAGAGCAACAACCAGCAGCTCCGAGACCTGGGCATTCTCTCAGTTCAGATTGAAG GGGAAGGTGCTATCAACTTGGCTTTagcccagagcaggagccaggatGTGCGGATCAACGGGCCCCTGGGAGCGAGCACCGCCTTGCGCGTGGACACGGGATTCCCCGTGCAGGGGGGACAAG gtttaATAAGAATGAGCAATGCTGCAGCTGTCATGATGTCCCAGGGTGGAAATGTGCCCTCCTCTATGGTGGCAAGTGGTGCtagtgctgagctgcagccacgAACACCTCGGCCTTCCTCACAGCCAG ATGCAATGGACCCACTCTTATCTGGGCTAAATATGCAGCAACAAAATCATCCATCTGGATCTTTAGCTCCTCAGCTCCATACAATGCAGTCAGTTCCTGTAAACAGGCAGATGAACTCAGCCAATTTTCAGcagctacagcagcagcagcagttgcagAATCGGCCTCCCCAGCCAcatcagcagccacagcagggtATTCGACCTTCATTCACTTCACCAGCACAGGTTCCAGTTCCCCCTGGCTGGAACCAGCTTCCTTCCGGAGCACTTCAGCCTCCTCCAAACCAGGGAGCACTGGGTACATTGACAGTAAACCAGGGCTGGAAAAAGGCCCCATTGCCTGgacaaatgcagcagcagcttcaagCAAGACCATCTCTAGCAACAGTACAAACTCCTACTCATCCTCCACCTCCATATCCTTTTGGAAGCCAGCAAGCTTCCCAGGCTCACTCAAACTTTTCCCAGATGAGCAATCCTGGCCAGTTTACTGCTCCTCAAATGAAAAGCCTTCAGGGCGGGCCCTCACGGGTTCCTACACCACTACAACAACCCCACCTGACCAACAAGTCTCCtgcttcttctccctcctccttccagcaGGGCTCTCCTGCCTCATCTCCCACCGTTaaccagacacagcagcagctgggaccaaggcctccccagagcagcactctTCCCCAGGGATTCCAGCAGCCTGTCAGTTCTCCTAGTCGTAATCCTATGGTGCAACAGGGGAATGTACCCCCCAACTTCATGGTGatgcagcagcaaaaccaaGGTCCACAAGGTTTACACCCTGGTTTAGGAG GAATGCCCAAGCGGCTCCCCCCAGGGTTCTCTGCAGGCCAGGCTAACCAGAACTTCCTGCAAGGCCAGGTGCcctccacagctccaggaacGCCAGGGAACAGCGGAGCACCACAGCTGCCAACCAGCCAGAACGTGCAGCACACAG gtgGCCAAGGATCTGGACCTCCTCAAACTCAGATGCAAGCAGCACATGGCCCACCAAATATGATGCAGACCAATCTAATGGGACTTCATGGAAATATGAACAACCAGCAGGCTGGTGCTAGTGGGGTGCCACAAGTTAACATGGGCAACATGCAGGGACAGCCTCAGCAAGGACCACAGTCCCAGCTTATGGGGATGCATCAGCAAATTGTGTCCTCTCAAGGACAGATGGTGAACATTCAGACTCAGGGATCGCTGAACCCTCAAAACCAGATGATACTTTCTCGAACTCAGCTCATGCCGCAAGGCCAAATGATGgtgacaccccaaaaccaaaatcttGGTCCCTCTCCCCAGAGGATGACCCCACCCAAACAGATGAttccccagcagggacagcagatgATGTCCACACACAATCAGATGATGGGACCTCAGGGCCAGGTCTTGCTACAGCAAAACTCAGTGATGGAGCAGATGATGACCACTCAGATGCAAGGAAATAAACAGCCTTTTAATACTCAAAACCAGTCCAATGTTATGACGGGGCCAGCTCAACTGATGAGAGGACCAACCCCAAACATGCAAGGAAACATGGTGCAGTTCACTGGGCAGATgatggcacagcagggccctGTGAATGGGAATCCTTCTCAGGTGATGGGAATTCAAGGGCAAGTTTTAAGACCCACTGGACCTGGTCCTCACATCTCTCAGCAACTTGGGGATACTGCGACCACAACAAACAACGATGGGAACTTGACACAGATGTTACCTGAGGTTCCTGTGCAGCAGCCAAACATGGTGCCTTCTCATATGCAAGGAATGCAAGGAAACAACAATGCTTCAGGGAGTCATTTCTCTGGCCATGGGCTGCCTTTCAGTACAGGGTTTAGTGGAACTCCCAATGGGAATCAGGTTTCCTGTGGGCAGAACCCTGTGTTTCCTGTCAATAAAGATGTGACGCTCACAAGTCCGCTCTTGGTTAACCTACTCCAGAGCGATATCTCAGCAGGGCACTTTGGTGTGAACAACAAACAAAGTAACCAGAATGCCAACAAGCCAAAGAAGAAGAAGCCtccaaggaagaagaaaaataatcaacaGCTAGAACAAACAAC ttcttcagAGTCACGTTCAGCTGGCCTGGAGGAGAGTGATCAGTCATCAATGTCTGGAGACCAAGGAATGAGTTTAGAGAAGTCAGGCCCTAAACTCTCCGATTTTGCAAGTAGGCCACCAG GTTATCCATCTCAGCCAGTGGAGCAAAGGCCACTTCAGCAGATGCCGCCTCAGCTCATGCCCCACacgcagcagccccagcagcagcagcagcaggcagctccgCAGCAAGGCCAGGCACCCCCCCagacaccacagcagcagcagatgatgatgatgctgaTGATGCAGCAGGATCCCAAATCAGTCAGgctgcctgtgccacaggggGTTCACGCCCCCAGGGCGCCCCTGAACCCGGATGCCCAGCGGATGCCAATGCAGCAGAGCGGGAACATGCCAGTGATGGTGAACCTCCAGGGGCCTGGGCCCGTGCCTCCCTCTCCTGACAAACAGAGGATGGCCCTGCCAGGCAACCCTCCTCTGGGAAATAATGCAAGAAAAATGGTTTATCCAGATAACGTACAGAATCCTTCCAGCTCACCTCTCAGAGAGGTATCATCAGTATCCTCTCTTCCAGAAGGAGGTGGAGCTGAGGGTGGAGCTCCAACATCAGGAGCTCAGAATAATGTGACATCTCATTTAGTAGTTTCACAGAACCAGTTAATGATGACAGGACCCAAGCCTGGACCATCCCCACTTTCAGCTGCCCAAGGTGCAAGTCCCCAGCAGCAGTCTAGTTCTCTGTCTAGTGCTCTTACACACCATTTTCCAAATGTTGCTGCCCCATCACAAACGTCAAGgcctaaaaccccaaacagagCTAGCCCAAGGCCATATTACCCTCAGACTCCTAATAACCGTCCACCCAGCACAGAACCCTCAGAAATTAGCCTGTCTCCCGAGAGGCTCAATGCCTCTATTGCTGGTCTGTTCCCTCCCCAGATCAATATTCCTTTACCTCCCAGGCCTAATCTCAACAGAGGATTTGATCAGCAGGGTCTGAATCCCACTACTTTAAAGGCCATTGGGCAAGCCCCATCAAATCTCACAATTAACAACCAGTCCAGTTTTACTGCCTCACAGTCACACAAGTTGGAAGGTGTGGTAATTAATTCGGGCAAACAAACCAATGCTGGAGGAACAAAGAGAGCAAGCCCAAGCAATAGTCGAAGGTCCAGTCCTGGCTCCAGTAGGAAAACTACACCAAGCCCTGGCAGACAGAATTCAAAAGCAGCTAAATTATCATTGACAACTCAGCAGAATCCATCTCTCTTGCAGAACATGGAATTACAGAGAAATATGATGGCTAGTCCCTCTTCTTTGCCAACACCTGTGACCAcaagttttcaaaataattccatGCTAAGTAACCAGAATCCCACAGTTTCTGTACCTGCTGTGACTGGCATTCCTGAAGACAATAAGGAGAGCCTTAATGTGCCTCAAGATACTGAGAGTCAAAGCGCACAAGGTGTCCTAGGTAGCAAGGACCAGCCCAGTTTTGAACTGAAAGGTGTCCCTACTCCAGAAATGAAAGTGCTGGTTCCCGAGGAACAGGCAAAAAAAGATGGGCAAGCCTTAGACAGCAGTAAGCTCCCAGTCATGGAGGAAAGTAAAGCCATGGTATCTCCAGTCATGAGGGAGGCACCAACTTCTCTAAGTCAACTTCTTGACAATTCTGGAGCTCCTAATGTGACCATTAAGCCCCCTGGGCTGACTGGTCTTGAGATGGCACCAATTGTCCCCACTGGTGAGGAGCTAAAGAAGATAGCTGTCATTCCTCCACTGCAGGATTCATCACTGAGCAAGGAGCCATCCAATTCACTTAGCCTGCCTCAAAATAATGAGCCCTGTCCAAATACAGGGCACCAGGAACAGGGAGAAGTAAATGCAAGTGTGGCACAGAGCGTTCCTCCAGTAATGCAGAGGCCTGTTAGCTCTTCTATTTCAGGTTCTTTACCTCCCAACCAGATAACAGTTTTTGTGACTTCCAACCCTATTACATCTGTTGCTAATACATCAGCTCCGTTGCCATCCCACTTGCAATCTGCATTAGTGTCCACTGTTGTCACCATGCCCAACGTGGGGAGCAAAGTGATGGTTTCCGAGGGACAGTCAGCAGCTCAGTCCAGTGCCCGGCCGCAGTTCATCACACCTCTGTTTATAAACTCATCCTCAATCATCCAAGTGATGAAGGGCTCTCAGTCCAGCACGATTCCAGCAGCCCCCATGACTTCTAACTCGAGTCTGATGCCTCAGTCGGTCGCGGTTGTTGGTCCTTTGCATATCCCACAGAATATCAAGTTTTCCTCTGGGCCCACTCCTCCCAGCACCTCATCCACCAGTCCTGTGTCCAGTATTCCCACCAGCAGGTCACTTGTTCTGAATCCCTTGGCATCTCCTGTCCAACTGCCTTCTTCTGCTCCAACTCCTTCCACTGTTCCTTCACAGCTTCCTGCTCAGCAAGCCAAGGACTTCAGCCCGGAGGAGACTTCCCAAGGTGCAGGGTCGGGTGAgcagtgccctgtgccagcagcccagTCGGGACCTgttgtttcctctctgcttaCAAGCAGCCCGGGCTCTGGGAATAGACGCAGTCCTGTTTCATCCAgcaagggaaagggaaaggtaGACAAGATTGGCCAGCTCCTTCTGACTAAAGCGTGCAAGAAGGTCACTGGCTCCCTGGAGAAAGGGGAAGAGCAGTACGCTTTGGATGGAGAAACAGAAGGTCAGGGACTAGAAACGTCGGTCCCAAATAGTTTGGGAACAGAGCAACCCCCAGCAGAACTCGACAGCAAAAGCGGGACTCCTCCAGCACCCAGTCTTACAAAACAGAGCACTTCTGGGCCCAGCAGCTCGAGCCTCAGCCCCGCGGCGGCCGCTCCCTCCTGCGCGTCCCCGGGCGCGCCCCCGAGCACACCCGGGCCCAGCGCGCTCCCGGCCGCAGCCCCTCCGGCCGGAGcccccccggcagccccggaGCCCGTGGGCCCCAGCGCCAACGGCGGCAACCCCGGCGGGGGCCCGGAGCCGAGCGGGAGCGCCGCGGCCGAGGAGAAGCCCGCAGTACccccggagctgctgcagggcgCAG CATCCTCTCAActtttaacacagaaaaaaatttcagttGCAACATCAGAAG aacTTGAGACAAATGCTGCAGTAGTTGCTGGTCAAAG AAACGAGTGCCAGTGCAATGCagtcaaaaagaagaaaatccaagTAAATTACTGCATGGAAACATGA